The genomic stretch TTAAAGCTACATTTACTATTGTAAAAATAATACAAATTATACCTTTGTATTAATATTATAATGATTATGGTAAGTTTAGAATGGTACAGAACTTTTAAAGAAATATATGAAAACGGAACTTTAACCAAAGCTTCTGTTGCACTTTACGCTTCTCAACCCGGTGTTAGTGTGCATTTAAATGCATTAGAAGCCTATGTAGGTAAAAAACTGTTTGAACGTACTTCTAGAAAGATGATTCCTACCGAAGATGGTAAGTTCTTATATGAATATATTATAGAATCGCTAACAAAATTAGAAGTAGCAGAGCAACATTTTAAAAAAACAACTCAAGAAAAAAACCCGTCTTTAAACATAGGAATGTGTTCTGAAATGTTTCAATTGATTCTAGAACCCGAAATTAAAAAATTAAGCTTTGATTTGGTTGCTAGGTTTGGTGCGCATACAGATTTAATAAAAGATTTAAATAATGGTATTTTAGATTTAGTAATTACTCCTAAAAAACAAGTTGAAAAAAAATCATTGGTAGAATATATTCCTTTTTC from Polaribacter marinaquae encodes the following:
- a CDS encoding LysR family transcriptional regulator; this encodes MVSLEWYRTFKEIYENGTLTKASVALYASQPGVSVHLNALEAYVGKKLFERTSRKMIPTEDGKFLYEYIIESLTKLEVAEQHFKKTTQEKNPSLNIGMCSEMFQLILEPEIKKLSFDLVARFGAHTDLIKDLNNGILDLVITPKKQVEKKSLVEYIPFSKERIVLIAGNKTDTSVITNHINSKNYKKLEEELLKNLWYSSSNEMEHFRRFWFENFNKKPSFKPNYILPNITSIIRCLKNGNGLALVPDFLCEEQILKKEIKLVWKGKIKTENTLYFALRTDLKYKKELDVIRKIFTSKLK